The following proteins are co-located in the Limanda limanda chromosome 5, fLimLim1.1, whole genome shotgun sequence genome:
- the sftpbb gene encoding surfactant protein Bb, which produces MTSPGLVLAILALSLCPGDCRFITDTLSLIGQEALTLDTCSECRQVVQLSANMISSRDTKEAVYEGLHALCQRFPREQASHCDSQVKTYLPKVLHQTPGHLKPVETCVALGLCAVNKEEELLKLPHPAADEYISSSALGTAISSNAQFNPACSLCLFVIRKLETLLPKNMTEETLMKLMGEVCDLLPHSYKDQCDDFISKYGVEIVEFLLSSAAPQTICTLLHLCLFEEQLPSGTFLPSDCESCRTLAVLSRLHLGPNSTEPQTSSFLQSVCVHHPNAIHKCQAFTKIYGSRLQRVLGNQEEATHACERADLCVALKTVEPLGKRRCTEGPYC; this is translated from the exons atgacctcaccaggGCTCGTTCTGGCGATACTGGCGCTGTCTCTTTGTCCAG GAGACTGCAGGTTCATCACAGACACTTTGTCTCTCATCGGACAGGAGGCTCTG ACACTGGACACGTGTTCAGAATGCAGACAGGTCGTCCAGCTGTCCGCTAACATGATCTCCAGCAGAGACACTAAG GAAGCTGTGTATGAAGGCTTGCATGCTCTCTGCCAGCGCTTCCCACGTGAACAGGCATCACACTGTGACTCCCAGGTGAAGACGTATTTGCCCAAAGTGCTGCACCAAACACCCGGTCACCTG aagCCAGTCGAGACCTGTGTGGCTCTTGGACTTTGTGCTGTcaacaaggaggaggagctacTGAAACTTCCCCACCCTGCCGCTGATGAATACATTTCCAGCTCTGCGCTTGGCACAGCCATCAGCAGCAAT GCGCAGTTCAACCCAGCTTGCTCCCTGTGTCTGTTCGTCATCAGGAAACTGGAGACCCTTTTGCCTAAAAACATGACCGAG GAGACCTTAATGAAGCTGATGGGAGAGGTCTGTGACCTTCTCCCTCATAGCTACAAGGACCAGTGTGATGACTTCATCAGTAAATACGGCGTAGAGATAGTAGAGTTCCTCCTGTCGTCTGCTGCGCCTCAGACTATATGCACTCTTCTgcacctgtgtttgtttgaggagcAGCTTCCTTCAG GGACGTTCCTCCCCTCGGACTGCGAGTCGTGCCGCACGCTGGCTGTGCTGAGCCGACTGCACCTGGGTCCTAACTCCACCGAGCCTCAGACCTCGTCTTTCctgcagtctgtgtgtgtccatcaccCAAATGCCATCCACAAG TGCCAAGCTTTCACCAAAATCTATGGCTCCCGACTGCAGAGGGTTTTGGGAAACCAGGAGGAGGCTACACACGCTTGTGAA AGAGCTGATCTGTGTGTTGCCTTGAAGACGGTGGAGCCGCTGGGGAAGCGTCGTTGCACTGAAGGACCATATTGTTAG
- the usp39 gene encoding U4/U6.U5 tri-snRNP-associated protein 2, producing the protein MMVSLKREREAEVDDDDDDEENDSDDGVAVKIGRVRAAEDRRSRHCPYLDTINRSVLDFDFEKLCSISLSHINVYACLICGKYFQGRGLKSHAYTHSVQFTHHVFLNLHTLKFYCLPDNYEIIDSSLEDITYVLKPTFTKQHISGLDKQGKLYRAYDGTTYLPGIVGLNNIKANDYANVVLQAFSNVPPLRNYFLEEENYKGIRRPPGDIMFLLVQRFGELMRKLWNPRNFKAHVSPHEMLQAVVLCSKKNFQITKQGDAVDYMTWFLNALHGALGGTKKKPSSITQAFQGSMRIFSKKLPHPDLLPEEKEALLLTEEYKEQVSDSTFLFLTLDLPTAPLYKDEKEQLIIPQVPLFNILGKFTGTTEKEYKTYKENFLKRFQLTKLPPYLIFCIKRFTKNNFFVEKNPTIVNFPITNVDLREYLTEEAQVTEKCTTYDLVANVVHDGKPTEGAYRIHVLHHGTGKWYEMQDLQVIDILPQMITLSEAYIQIWKRQDCADDTNDHKEA; encoded by the exons ATGATGGTTTCTctgaagcgagagagagaagctgaggtggacgacgacgacgacgacgaggAGAACGACAGCGATGACGGAG TGGCAGTGAAAATAGGCCGAGTTCGTGCAGCTGAAGACAGGAGAAGTCGCCACTGCCCGTATCTCGACACCATAAACAG GAGCGTGCTGGACTTTGACTTTGAGAAGCTCTGCTCCATCTCCCTGTCCCACATCAACGTGTACGCCTGCCTCATCTGTGGGAAATACTTCCAGG GTAGAGGACTGAAGTCCCACGCCTACACCCACAGCGTCCAGTTCACCCACCATGTGTTCCTCAACCTGCACACACTCAAGTTCTACTGCCTGCCAGACAACTATGAGATCATTGACTCTTCACTAGAGGACATCACT tatgtCCTAAAGCCAACTTTCACCAAGCAGCACATTTCAGGACTGGACAAGCAAGGAAAACTGTACCGAGCCTATGATGGTACGACGTACCTGCCAGGCATTGTTGGGCTCAACAACATCAAAGCTAATGACTATGCCAACGTGGTGTTACAG GCTTTTTCCAACGTTCCACCTTTGCGAAACTACTTCCTGGAGGAGGAAAACTACAAAGGAATCCGCAGGCCACCGGGGGACATCATGTTCCTCTTGGTGCAGAGGTTCGGGGAGCTGATGCGCAAACTTTGGAATCCGAGAAACTTCAAGGCCCACGTGTCTCCCCATGAGATGCTGCAGGCCGTGGTGCTGTGCAGCAAGAAGAACTTCCAAATTACCAAGCAAG GAGATGCTGTGGACTACATGACGTGGTTCTTGAATGCTCTGCATGGGGCTCTTGGAGGCACAAAGAAAAAGCCAT CAAGCATTACGCAAGCATTTCAAGGCTCCATGAGGATCTTCTCCAAGAAACTTCCACACCCAGATTTA CTACCCGAGGAGAAAGAGGCCTTACTTTTGACAGAGGAATACAAGGAACAGGTGTCTGATTCCACCTTCCTGTTTCTGACACTTGACCTCCCAACAGCTCCACTGTACAAGGATGAGAAAGAGCAGCTCATCATCCCCCAGGTCCCCCTCTTCAACATCCTGGGCAAGTTCACTGGCACCACAGAGAAG GAATACAAAACCTACAAAGAGAATTTTCTCAAAAGGTTCCAGTTGACCAAACTTCCTCCGTACCTCATTTTCTGCATCAAAAGATTCACCAAGAACAACTTCTTTGTGGAAAAGAACCCAACAATTGTCAACTTCCCCATCAC GAATGTAGACCTTCGTGAGTACTTGACAGAGGAAGCTCAAGTTACAGAGAAGTGCACAACTTATGACCTCGTCGCCAACgtagtgcatgatgggaaaccCACTGAGGGAGCGTACAGAATACATGTTCTGCATCAT GGAACTGGGAAATGGTACGAGATGCAGGACCTTCAGGTGATCGACATTCTCCCTCAGATGATCACGTTGTCGGAAGCCTACATCCAG ATCTGGAAGAGACAAGATTGTGCTGATGACACAAACGACCACAAAGAGGCGTAA
- the c5h2orf68 gene encoding UPF0561 protein C2orf68 homolog, giving the protein MEILRDDEEDELKYKRAGRLDMSHGFLHHIRRNQIARDDYDKKVKHAKELQLRRNPTTPRRPRRPDIQVYHPRRRHASEPGAGAEAEEWNESGSSTETETHGTELFWLDYQADSGAVTSFLVHKEDKPEIVVESVAEKNSLDSAMRAALVARIRKEMDKRRDKR; this is encoded by the exons ATGGAGATTCTGAGAGACGACGAAGAGGATGAGCTGAAATACAAACGTGCAGGGCGCTTGGACATGAGCCACGGCTTCCTGCACCATATCCGGAGGAACCAGATTGCTAG GGATGACTATGATAAAAAGGTGAAGCACgccaaagagctgcagctgcggAGGAACCCCACCACCCCCAGGCGACCCCGTCGACCTGACATCCAGGTGTACCATCCACGGCGAAGAC ACGCATCAGAACCAGGGGCTGGTGCTGAGGCTGAGGAGTGGAACGAGAGCGGGTCGAGCACAGAGACTGAAACGCATGGGACTGAACTCTTCTGGCTCGACTATCAGGCAGACTCTGGTGCCGTCACGTCCTTCCTTGTGCACAAG GAAGATAAGCCTGAGATAGTAGTTGAAAGTGTTGCGGAAAAGAACAGCTTGGATTCAGCCATGAGGGCAGCTCTGGTGGCTCGGATTCGAAAGGAAATGGACAAAAGACGGGACAAACGCTGA